GGTTTTTTGTCCACATATTTGTCGCGTTCTAAGCATCAGGGAAAACCCCTAAAGTTTTAATAAAAACTTTTACACTAACCAGCAAACTAAGGAACTTTTAGCATGAATGTTACTGCGTCTTCCGTTTGGGAAAATTGTTTGGCTTTTATCCAAGATAACATCCAACCGCAGGCATTCAAGACATGGTTCCTTCCCATTAAACCGGTAAAGCTTTCCGATAGTGCTTTGAGTATTGAAGTGCCCAGTAAGTTTTTTTACGAATGGTTGGAAGAACACTATGTGAAGTTATTAAAAGTTGCCCTGCGCAAAGAGCTGGGTCCAAACGCCAAATTGATTTATCTGATTAAAATGGAGAACAAATATGGCAATAAGGAACCCTTTACGGAAAAGATTCCAAGTTCCAATCGTTCTGCTTTGATTCCACAAGAGTTGGATGTTCCCATTACCTCTAAAAATCCAGAGCTGAAAAACCCTTTTGTAATTCCTGGTATCAGGAACATCAAAATTGAGTCACAACTCAATGCCAATTACAATTTTGACAATTTTTTGGAAGGTGACTCCAACCGTTTGGCACGTTCGGCAGGCATGGCCGTGGCCAACAAACCGGGTGGCACCTCATTTAATCCCTTGATGGTATTTGGAGGTGTTGGTTTGGGGAAAACCCATTTAGCCCATGCCATAGGTGTAGAGATTAAGGACAAGTACCCAGAAAAGACCGTTCTCTATATCTCTGCAGAGAAGTTTACGCAACAATACATTGAATCCGTAAAAAAGAATACCCGAAACGATTTCATCCACTTTTACCAATTGATCGATGTACTGATCATTGATGATGTACAGTTCTTGTCCGGCAAATCCGGAACGCAAGATGTGTTCTTTCATATTTTCAACCACTTGCACCAAAACGGAAAACAGGTCATATTGACTTCGGACAAGGCTCCCGTGGACATGCAGGATATTGAACAACGACTGCTTTCCAGATTCAAATGGGGACTCTCGGCAGAGTTACAGAGTCCGGATTACGAAACCCGGGTTTCCATTTTAAGGAACAAATTGTACCGCGATGGTGTTGAAATGTCCGATGAAATCGTAGATCATGTGGCAAAAAACATCAAGACCAATATTCGCGAATTGGAAGGTGCCATTATTTCCTTGATCGCACAGGCCTCTTTTACCCGAAAGGAAGTTACCCTGGAACTGGCACAGCAAATTGTTGAGAAATTCGTCAAGAACACCAAGCGGGAGGTTTCCATAGATTATATCCAAAAAGTCGTTTCGGACTACTTTGAAATGGATGTGGCCACACTACAATCCAAGACCAGAAAGCGCCATATTGTCCAGGCAAGACAACTGGCCATGTTCTTTGCCAAAAAGTTCACCAAAGCTTCCCTGGCAAGCATAGGCTCACAAATCGGGAAACGAGATCACGCCACCGTACTACATGCCTGTAAAACCGTGGAGAACTTGGCGGAAACCGATAAACAGTTCCGTAAATACAAGGAAGATCTCAACAAAAAATTCTCCTAACACCTTCTTTGATGACCAAAATTCTAATGGTATGTTTGGGGAATATCTGTAGATCCCCATTAGCTGAAGGCATTTTAAAATCAAAGGTAAATCCTTCGGAAGTCCATGTAGATTCAGCAGGAACAGCGGGGTACCATGTAGGAAGCCCCCCAGATCCACGATCAATGGATGTCGCACGCAAACATGGCATTGACATTGGGAACCAACGGTGCAGAAAGTTCACTTCCCTGGACTTTAAGGAATTTGACCGAATCTACGTTATGGATAAGAGCAATTATGCCAATGTTACTGCACTTTCCAAAACAAAAGAAGAAGAAGAAAAAGTAAAATTGCTTTTGGAAGTCGCCGAATTGGGTGTTGAGGAAGTCCCCGACCCCTATTATGGAGGACGGGATGGTTTTGAATATGTTTATCAATTGATAGACCGGGCATGCGAT
The sequence above is a segment of the Muricauda sp. SCSIO 64092 genome. Coding sequences within it:
- the dnaA gene encoding chromosomal replication initiator protein DnaA — protein: MNVTASSVWENCLAFIQDNIQPQAFKTWFLPIKPVKLSDSALSIEVPSKFFYEWLEEHYVKLLKVALRKELGPNAKLIYLIKMENKYGNKEPFTEKIPSSNRSALIPQELDVPITSKNPELKNPFVIPGIRNIKIESQLNANYNFDNFLEGDSNRLARSAGMAVANKPGGTSFNPLMVFGGVGLGKTHLAHAIGVEIKDKYPEKTVLYISAEKFTQQYIESVKKNTRNDFIHFYQLIDVLIIDDVQFLSGKSGTQDVFFHIFNHLHQNGKQVILTSDKAPVDMQDIEQRLLSRFKWGLSAELQSPDYETRVSILRNKLYRDGVEMSDEIVDHVAKNIKTNIRELEGAIISLIAQASFTRKEVTLELAQQIVEKFVKNTKREVSIDYIQKVVSDYFEMDVATLQSKTRKRHIVQARQLAMFFAKKFTKASLASIGSQIGKRDHATVLHACKTVENLAETDKQFRKYKEDLNKKFS
- a CDS encoding low molecular weight protein-tyrosine-phosphatase, producing MMTKILMVCLGNICRSPLAEGILKSKVNPSEVHVDSAGTAGYHVGSPPDPRSMDVARKHGIDIGNQRCRKFTSLDFKEFDRIYVMDKSNYANVTALSKTKEEEEKVKLLLEVAELGVEEVPDPYYGGRDGFEYVYQLIDRACDQIVKDLGNGGK